The Oryzias melastigma strain HK-1 linkage group LG6, ASM292280v2, whole genome shotgun sequence genome includes a window with the following:
- the sigirr gene encoding single Ig IL-1-related receptor encodes MAVIVVGVILLCSGLLWNRTFLVSGQSCVNESRFEEKLVYVGQRALPYRLQCPLKSVPPQSSAQIQITWLKDCQQLPSQVTETFLEFPSIHFKDQGNYTCVEQNSTASFTVHLRVEESQCAKPPAFKPSEESSKLWKRLGSTVKLNCTALLWDAAEERCDITLQWQKDGQLFTNHTNNTSSWPSGDGQLMVSSLLEIILKEAEDFGVYSCSVRNSSLDFIIQNSDNPSHTAAVIAAIVLLILLAVAAVVYSQCHLNIKLWYRNLYGDYELNDGKLYDAYISYVNNDADRKFINFILKPHLENQSGYKVQLCDNDILPGAEPSAELLMNMSRSRRLIVLLSHAYLEQDWCFNNFRQGLLHLLEICQQPILIMWDGQYKQMSSEVKQQLSTHQHRLTVLTWRHNSVIPSSVFWKELALAMPRQVFFHKESAGDPQTVLQDDKDPMLTLDPDYLDCRSETDPAGDLGVRLPVYRALACTAPVLPAAPLKAAEPKPSDIDVSDLGSRNYGARSDFYCLVTEEDI; translated from the exons ATGGCTGTGATTGTAGTTGGTGTCATATTGCTCTGTTCCGGGTTGTTATGGAACAGGACTTTCCTCGTAAGCG GCCAGAGCTGTGTGAATGAAAGCAGATTTGAGGAGAAGCTGGTGTATGTGGGCCAGCGGGCTCTTCCATACCGGCTGCAGTGCCCTCTAAAATCTGTTCCACCGCAGAGCTCGGCCCAGATTCAGATTACATGGCTGAAGGACTGCCAGCAGCTTCCAAGTCAGGTCACCGAAACTTTTCTTGAGTTTCCCAGCATCCACTTTAAGGATCAGGGAAATTACACTTGTGTGGAACAGAACAGCACAGCGTCCTTCACTGTTCACCTCAGAGTTGAGG AATCTCAGTGTGCCAAACCCCCCGCGTTCAAACCCAGTGAGGAATCGAGTAAACTTTGGAAGAGGTTGGGCTCCACTGTGAAACTGAACTGCACCGCCCTCCTCTGGGACGCAGCAGAGGAAAGATGTGACATCACGCTGCAGTGGCAGAAAGATGGCCAGCTCTTTACAaaccacacaaacaacacatCGTCATG gCCGTCTGGTGATGGCCAGCTGATGGTGAGTAGTCTGTTAGAGATCATCCTTAAAGAGGCAGAggattttggagtttacagCTGCTCGGTGAGGAACAGTTCATTGGACTTCATCATACAGAATTCCG ACAATCCCAGCCACACGGCTGCTGTTATCGCAGCTAtcgtcctcctcatcctcctcgcTGTGGCTGCTGTTGTTTACTCTCAGTGCCACCTGAACATCAAGCTCTGGTACAGGAACCTGTATGGAGATTATGAACTTAATG ATGGAAAATTATACGATGCCTACATTTCATACGTGAACAACGACGCTGACAGAAAGTTCATCAACTTTATACTCAAACCTCATCTGGAAAATCAAAGTGGATACAAAGTTCAACTCTGTGACAATGACATCCTACCTGGAGCAG AACCTTCTGCAGAGCTCCTAATGAACATGAGTCGCTCCAGGCGTCTTATTGTTCTCCTCTCTCATGCCTACCTGGAGCAGGACTGGTGCTTCAATAATTTCAG ACAGGGCCTGCTGCACTTACTGGAGATATGTCAGCAGCCTATCCTCATCATGTGGGACGGTCAGTACAAGCAGATGAGCTCTGAGGTCAAGCAGCAGCTCAGTACGCACCAGCATCGCCTCACTGTATTGACATGGAGGCACAACTCTGTG ATTCCTTCCTCTGTTTTCTGGAAGGAGCTAGCTTTAGCCATGCCTCGCCAAGTCTTCTTTCATAAGGAATCTGCTGGCGATCCTCAGACTGTGCTGCAGGATGACAAAGACCCCATGCTGACTCTTGATCCCGACTACCTGGACTGTCGCTCAGAAACCGACCCAGCAGGAGACCTGG GGGTCCGCCTGCCTGTGTACAGGGCTCTCGCCTGTACGGCGCCCGTCCTTCCTGCTGCACCCCTTAAAGCAGCGGAGCCAAAACCTTCTGACATAGACGTGTCGGATCTGGGATCACGCAACTATGGAGCACGCTCAGACTTCTACTGCCTGGTGACAGAGGAAGACATCTGA